The genomic stretch GCACGACCGCCGGGCCGACCCGGTCCGCCACCTCGCCGGCCGCCCGCTCCAGCTCCTCCAGCACGCCCATGGTCTGCTCCTTACTTCTTTTTCGCTAGTCACTTGTCAATTGCTACCATACACCGGTGCGGCCACCCGAGGGAACGGCGAAGATGGGCGGGATGCCGCCGCCGCCCGACCAACCGCCCCCGCCGCCGCCCGCCCAGCCGGCCGGGTCGCCGCTGGAGCGGGCCGTCGCCCGGGTGGGCGACCGCTGGAGCCTCCTCCTCGTCTCGGCGCTGCTCGGCGGGCCCCGGCGCTTCGGCGAGCTCCAGGAGTCGGTGGCCGGGATCGCGCCCAACGTGTTGAGCCAGCGCCTCAAGCACCTCGAGCGCGAGGGGGTCGTGGTCGCCGAGGCGTACTCGCTGCGCCCGCCCCGGTTCGCCTACCGGCTCACCGCCGCCGGCCAGGACCTCGCCGGCGCCCTCCGCCTCCTCGCCCAGTGGGGTGCGATGGGCGACGACGCCAGCGCCGTCCACCGCCCGTGCGGGACGAGCCTGGAAGCCACGTGGTGGTGCCCGACGTGCCAGCGCCCGGTGGAGGGGCCCGACGACGAGGGCGGCGTCACCTACGCCTGACGCCGGCTCCCCGGCCCGCCACCCCCCGTCCCGTAGGATCCCGCCGGTGCAGGAAGGAAGCAAGAAGGCCGTCGTCGCCGCGCTCCTGGCCAACTCGGGGATCGCCGTGGCCAAGTTCGTCGGGTTCCTGGCCACCGGGGCCTCGTCGATGCTGGCCGAGGCGGTGCACTCGGTGGCCGACGCCGGCAACCAGGGCCTCCTGCTCCTG from Acidimicrobiales bacterium encodes the following:
- a CDS encoding helix-turn-helix domain-containing protein; amino-acid sequence: MRPPEGTAKMGGMPPPPDQPPPPPPAQPAGSPLERAVARVGDRWSLLLVSALLGGPRRFGELQESVAGIAPNVLSQRLKHLEREGVVVAEAYSLRPPRFAYRLTAAGQDLAGALRLLAQWGAMGDDASAVHRPCGTSLEATWWCPTCQRPVEGPDDEGGVTYA